The genome window TTGATGCAACTTGCTGAACTCGCCACATCTCATCACCAATTAATGTGATTACTCCTCTATTGTATGTAATCGTAGCAAGCGGATCAAATCCCAATAAATATTTTTCATTTCTTTTAACATACTCTTCATCTAAGAATAATATCCTGGAAAATTCTATTCCATCTTTTGTAAATGGTGATAAAATTACAAATTCACTATATCGTTTGTCTTTTTCCAATGACGTTAACAGCTTTTGAATTGAATTTGTCTCAATTCTAAAAATTGCACAATTTTCTTTACCTGCAACAATTTTTATTGGATGTCCTTTCTGTTTCTCCAATTCTCTTTTTATTGTAGTTGTTTTCACTGGATTTTTCATATTTGTAATAGTAATAGGTATGTCTACACCATTTTCAACAATTTCTTTTATTGAAATTGGATCTAAAATTTTCATTCCAAACATTCCTGCAAGTCTTGCTTCGTTGTATGATAATTGGATTATTTCTCTTAATCCAGATTCCACAATTTTTGGATCTGCAGAAACTACAGCACTGTCTTTTTCAAAATCTACACTTGTTTGGTATTTCTTATGAAATAGTATCCCTAGATCTACCGCAGTTCTATCTGATCCACCACGCTCATATGTAGTGGTAACACCATCTACTGTTTTTCCAATAAATCCACCAATTGTAACCACTTCATTTTTTTCAACCAATTCTTTTATTTTATCCATTTTTTCTCTAGATTCTGCTGCAAGAAAATTTGTAAATTCAATATTATCATCAGTAATTATAGGCCAATCTTCAAATTTTACAGCATCAGACTTTATTCTATTGCTTCTTAGAATATGGTTCATTACATGTGACATTAGGATCTCGCCAGAGAATGCCAATGCTGTTGAGCGTATCTCATCTGCAAATTCTTTTCTCTCAAATGCATCATCTAGGGCTTTTTGTGCCTTTTCTAAATGAGTTTTAATTGCATTCTCGCAGTTTTCTTTATTTTCAAAATTTACCAGTTCAAGAATTTTTTGATATGTTAATTTTACAGTATTCAATGTTGGTCTTATTCCATTTTTTGCATTTTCCCCTTGCTCTAAAATAATGTCAGTAAGTGAACGTTTCTCCTCATTGTGGACTGTTAATGGAGCTGAAAAAACAGTAATCACTTTGGAATCTTTTTTTAAATCATATACGCGTTTAACAATTTCTGGAATGAATATGCCATTTGGGCCTATTGCACTCCCCCCAAATTTAGCAACTACTAGTCTAGTCATAGTATTTTATCAAAACCTAATTACCTTCTATTAAGCATTTGATTATTTATTCATCATCTTTTCGATGATATCTGATGCCACCTTTGCGCCATCTGTATTTACTTGATTTCTTTTCTCTTCTAGTTTTTCTAAAATTAACACATCCAATTTTTTTATGTCCTCAAAAACAAACCCTTGTTCTCTTGCATTGTCTTCCTGTTCAAAATGATTCTTGATTGGTATGAATATACCTGGGGTCCCATAAGCCTTAGCTTCATCTATAGTTGATTTTCCAGCCAAAGAAATTATCAAATCTGCGGCAAAAATTAACTCATGTAAATTATCAACAAATCCTAAATTTCTAACATTTTCAAACGTTTTACTAATTGCTGGTCCTGAAACTAGAACAACTTGAATATCTTGATTAATTTTTGAAATAGCCTTTAAGGCCTCTTCAATAAGGAAAACTCCTGCATCAGTGCCTCCAATTGAAATAACTATAGTTTTTTTATCAAATAAAAATTTTTTCCTTAGTTCTTCTCTTGAAAAATTTGTTTTTCTAACTATTGACCCCACTCTTTTGATATTATCCTGATCATCACCAATTTCAGGAATAATCACTACATCACATTTTTTTATTATATTCTGCATTGATTTATTCATTCTTTTTTCAATAAATGATGCAAATCCCTTCGTAAAACGTGTCTCTAAAATATCAGTGATAAGTACAGTTCGAATCTTCATGTTTTGTGCATTACTTAATGATGCAAAATCTTCATCACTAATTACCATATCTGGATTATCCATTTGAAGAATTTTCTGTGAAATATTTTTGCAATCTTTATAGTAATTATAATAATTCCACAACCATCGTGTTTGGTTTTTCAGTGCTCCACTTTGTATGATAAATGGTGGTGGTTTATACGCATCGTGTACTTTAAAATCTAAATTTCTTAGAATTTTTACAGCTCCACTACCTGTCACAAAGTTTGTCACAGCATTTTCAAAGTTATTTACAATTGCAATATCTCGAGTTACATGACCTAATCCTATTGGACTGGAAAAAAAATCAAAAACATTCATGATTCTCTTTTTTTTCCTCAAATTTCTAGATTCTTACATGTCTCAAAGTTTAAATGGTTTTTAGAAAGGTAGGTTTCTGGGCTCATAGTCCAGGTCGGTTATGACGTCGCCCTTACACGGCGAAGATCCGGGGTTCAAATCCCCGTGGGCCCATACCCTATATTGGGACAAATATCATTAATGAAAATCTATTTACCGTTTAATTATCATTCATTCTACTGAATAACATGGTCAGGCAGGGAATTTTGATTGGTGTAGCAATTGGTGTATTTTTTGCAGGATTAGGAATAGGATATACTGCTTTACAATCATCTACTCCGACAACACCAATGATGATGAATTCCCAACAAATGCAACAAATGATGAATGACCCTCAGACAATGAATCAATGGATGAATACTATGATGAATGATCCTCAAATGCAACAACAGATGATGAGTCACATGATGGGGAATCAAGGTATGATGAATTCAATGATGAACAATCAAGACATGATGAACATGATGATGGGAAATAACATGATGATGGATGGAAATATGATGATGGGAAATAACATGATGATGGATGGAAATATGATGATGGGAGGTCATATGATGGATTCTGGAATGATGGGACAAGGAATGATGAGTTCTCAATCTTCACAAACAATTCCTACAGATACAGAACCTCAAACTAGAACATTTCAAATCAGCATGGAAGAAGTAGAGTTCTATGCTGAAGTTGAAAATGAAGGAGGAAAAGAGGGAATCGCCTTTGTCGAACTACACAGATGGGAACCAAACACCATAATTGTAAATCAAGGAGATACTGTAGTTCTTGAAATTACTAATCCAAGAAAACACGCACATACATTATCAATTCCTGCTTTTAATGTAAATTCAGAAATGCTTGAACCAAGAGAGGGAGCAGATACGGTAACCTTTGTTGCTGATACTCCAGGTGTTTTCACATTTTATTGTGGTCTACCATACAATCCTGACAAACTGTACTGTGATCCTGATCACAACATGATGACAGGAACTCTAATTGTTTTAGAATAATTTTCATGCCTATCTGCGTCCATTTTTATCCCCAAAAAGGTGGCTGAATCCCCGTGGGCCCATATACTTTCTTGGGACTAAAATAGGATTGCCCTTCTAAAGAATTGAACCTTTGAAATTTTCTCTGTGCATTTAACCAAGAGTAATTTAATTATAATGATTTTTGGTAAAATTTGGTTTTAATCAATGGTTATAATCATATACTAATATTGTACAATGAGCAAAAAATGTCTAAAAAAATTACTAATGTGGTTTTCTTAATTGCGGCCTTTAGTGTGATCTTTCTAATTTTACAACCCAATGCTTTTGGTGTGGAAAATAATCCACTTGATTTTCCAATTGGTCTAAAGATAGGCGAAACTGCAACTATCAATTCTGATTGAGCGATTACCAGTTCAAAAAGGAATAAAACTTTCTGTTTTGGAATTGTCTTGGGAGGATTTTCTAGGGCTGTCTTGGGTTTCTGAGGATGAGTGATATTGAAGATAACAAATCATCCCCAGACCAAGCAGAATTTAATCAGCACTAAATTTACAAAGGTAGATTACTTGAAATGGGTTTTAGATAATCTATAACTGAGATTATTCTTCAGCAAATATCCTAGATATACCTCTAACTTCTTCCAAAGATCGATTTGAATTAGTATTGTTCCCTTTCATGATATTCATTATGTAAAATTTGTTTATAACATTCACGAATCATTTGCAGATCATTTATTCATATTATTGTGTAGAAAACTCAAAAACAGTTCATTATGTGATTAACTGAATAGAAGTTAGTAAAGTGTATGTTTTAAAATGCTTTTTTTTAACACATTTAATATCTAATATTTAATTAATGATCTGTGACGCTAAAAGTAACCCCAAGTGATTCTAATATCTCTGAGGCTGGAAAATTCCCTTGTATTTCATGTCATACAAATTGTTGTAAAGAGTATGTGATCTTTGTTAATGCTCATGACATTTACCGACTCTCAGTTGGATTGGGATTACCTCCAGAAAATTTTCTTGAGATTTATGGAGCAAAAGATTATGATCTTGGAATAAAGGTAAAAGAAGGTCTGTTAGATCTTGCTTTAAAACAAAAAGATGGTGGATGCATATTTCTTGAAGAATCTAAAGACGTCTTTAGATGTACCGTAAATGACTTTAAACCAAGTGTGTGCAAATCATACCCATTTCAAATGAAAAATAGAAAATTAATCCAGATGAGTGATAAGATGTGTCCTGTTGAGTGGAATACTAAAGAATTTGAGGATATGATGTTAACTCATCTTAAAAAAGACGAAGATGAATGGAAGTTTTATGACAAACTTATCCAGGAATGGAATGCAATGCATTGGAGAAAAAAACCACTATCTGAATTTTTGAAATTTATACTAAATAGAGTAGTTTTAGAAAGATCTATAATCTAACTTCCTAACTATCAAAATATGTCTGATAACCAATGGTGGAATAATTTTAAAGAACTTGAAGAAGACATTGAATCTAATTGATATTATATGTATAATTAATTTCATAATTATTTGAATCTATTTTCATCATCATTCCCAATCCACATTTTTTACATCCTTTTGTCTTTACCTCTACATTTGTATTATTACCTAAGTTATCTTAGAAGCCTATCTTCTCCAACAAGATCATCAATTCCTGCAAGTATATCTATTTTTTTTATTTTTCTTTTATTTCATTATAATCTTGCATTATTTTTGGTAATTTGTCATCGTGGTTTTTCTTTATGTTATATTTCTTACAAAACTCAAAGTAATTTGGCCAGTTTGTTTTTGCAATACTTCCATAATCGTCTTTTACCATTTTATCATACCAACCAATTATAATAAGACCGTACCCAAAAAAACGTCGTAGGTATGTCCCTATTTCTGTTGGAATTTTACCTCGCAATGTAAGAAAAGCAATTTCATCAAGATTATTGAGGTAATCATTTGCATACCTTTCACAATCCTCTGTTGTTTGTAACACGGTATTTTTTTCTAGTCTTTTAGTTAGATCTTCATGAAATGATCTCAGTAATTGTGCATACGTAGCTCGAGTGTTTTCTTTTGTAGCTTTCCATGTAATCCATAATGTAATTGCAAAAATAGTCATAGTTACAGAACTAATCATCACTGCTAAAACAGGAGTCTCTATGGATTGTGGGATAATTTGAAGATATACTCCATTCAAGATATTTAACATGAATTTCTAAAGATGTGTGCCTATTATTATGATTCTACTTTTGAGTAATTATGCTTATTTTTATACTCACAAAGTGATGGATGAGCCACTGTGGATTACAACAGTGAAAGATTAGGCCAAATTGACTAATCTCTGGATGGTGGTAAATTGGTAGATGACTCTAGGAATACCTTTACTCATTTAAAGAATTTTATTTAAACTAGAATAGTTTCTATTGGATTACTTGGTATGGTTATACTTACCTACTAAGTATGTAATTACTACCATCTTTAAATCACATATTCTGTATTGTATATTGTGAAACAAAACACAAATCAAGATCTAGTGAGCGATGAAACACAGACTCGCTCTGTATTACAAGTGATTAATTCCAAAATAACATTGGAAGGTGAAGGATTTTTAGTACACAGAGCATTTCCGAATGGAAGTCTTAGAGAGTTTGATCCATTTCTTTTGTTAGATGAAATGGGACCAATTGAAATATCACCTGGAGATGCAAAAGGTGCATCAGATCACCCTCACAGAGGATTTGAAACTGTCACATACATGGTTAATGGTGTATTTGAACACAAAGATTCGCAAGGACATTCAGGAAAAATAAAAGCAGGAGATGTTCAATGGATGACTATAGATTCCGGTGTAATTCATTCTGAAATGCCAGAAAAAGGATTTGTACAAAAAGGTGGTACACTGCATGGATTCCAGTTATGGATAAACTTGCCAAAAAAAGACAAGACGATGAAACCACGTTATCAAGAATTATCATCAAATAAAATTCCTACAGCACAAAATGATGGTGTACAAATCAAAGTAATTGCAGGAGAATCAATGGGAAAAAAAGCAGTGATTCAAACAAGAACTCCAATAACGTATCTTCATTTTACTTTACAGCCCAATTCTAAAATAACACAAACAATCCCAAAAAACTATAATGCATTTGCATACATCATTAAAGGAAAGAGTTTTTTTGGAGATGGGCAAATCCCCGCACACAAAGAACAGATTGTTTTATTTGAGCAAGATGCGAATAAAATAACCATCAAATCATCAATATCATCGTTAGATGTGTTATTGATTGCAGGTGTTCCATTAGGAGAACCTGTAACTCGTTATGGACCTTTTGTAATGAATACTGAAGAAGAAATCAAACAAGCCATACTAGATTACAATAATGGGAAGATGGGAAAAATTGTTTTTTGAGAAATTTATCTCTGAACCATTAAATCCCACGCTCACTTTTTATAATTAGGTGGTATTTTGTTACTATATATGGAAACAGAGTTTGAAAAAGAGAAAAGAACTCGTAATCATGTAACTTGTAATGCTAATGATATTTGGAGTGTTCTTGGAAAAACATGGGCATTACTGATTTTAAAAAAACTTTCAGAAAATCAATCGACACGATTCAATGAAATAAAAAAAGCTATTCCGATGATTAGCAATACTGTTCTATCTGAAAGATTAAGAGATCTTGAAGTACACAGTTTGATTACAAGAAAAGTCTATGCTGAAGTACCTTTGCGTGTAGAATACAGCATAACAAAACAAACACATGAACTAGGAAACATTTTGAAACAACTTGATAATTGGATATTACGATGGAGAAGTGAAAAACCTAAGAAATGACATTGACAAAAATTCTTGCATTTGCAGGTAGTACTCGCACTGATTCATTTAACAAAAAATTAGTCAAGATAGCAGCTGCTGGGGCAAAAGAAGCTGGTACTGATGTCACAATAATTGATCTTCGTGATTTCCAAATGCCACTTTATGATGAAGATTTAGAAAGACAAGAAGGATTACCGTCTAATACACGTAAACTTAAAGAATTGATGGCATCTCATGATGGATTTCTTATCGCATCTCCAGAATACAACAGCTCAATTTCTGGTGTTCTCAAAAATACCATTGATTGGACATCAAGACATAGTAATGGAGAATCACCAATGTCTTGTTTTAAAGATAAAGTAGCAGGACTGATGAGCGCATCGCCTGGCGGACTAGGAGGACTACGAGGATTGGTTCATGTACGTGCAATTCTTGAAAACATGGGAGTACTTGTAATTCCAGAACAGATTGCAATATCAAAAGCACATGAAGTCTTTAACTCCGATGGCTTCATGAATGATCCTAAACAAGAGCAGCGAATAAAGAGTATTGGTGCTAATCTTGCTAAAATTCTTCAAAAATTAAATTCTTAATGGAACTTATTCTCTCTCTCAATAATATTCAGGTCCTCTAAAATTGATATCAAAAATAATGTCGAGCCTAAATTCTATCAGATCTCAGCAATAAACGATGATGAATAAAATTGGATAACTTATCTCAGAATAGTCTCATTTATAGACGAAACAAAATATTTGAAGATGTTACCCTAGAAAATATTTTTATTTTTCTAAACAAGATAAAAAACTACTACAAGATCAAAATTTTTGAAATTTAAAAAAACTATTCTTGTTCAGGGATTATTGTTCTGTTTGTTTTTTGTTTGATGATTAATTCTATAACTAGTCCTGAAATTATGACTGAAAGAACCATGACTGCAGACCATAAAACTCCAATTTGTGGATCTGATATGCCAGTTTGAAGAAATTCTTGCATGTTCTCTGTTTGTTCTGGAATGGAACGCATCATAGATTGTGTAGACTCATCTGCTATAGGAGGAATTTTTGATTTAGTATTTTCTGATATAATACTTTGATTTTGGATTAATTGCGATGAGAACCATACTGCAATTGAGACTCCTCCTAATGTTGCAAGTCTGTGAATTCTTGTGAATGAATTAAACAGAGATTTACTTTTCTTTGCAGGTTTTGTCATTTCTGATGGAAGAATTACTATTGCAAACTTGTCAATTGTATAATATTTCATATCGTGTGATTTTGAGTTTTTCCCAATATTTCTAATCTTTATGATCTGAACTGATTGCATTTTTTTTAAATGATGAATTACTAGTGGCAATGACATCTCTGTTTTTTGTGCAATTTCATTAGCAGAAAGGGATTGATTAAACAATAGTTTGAGAATACTTCTGCTTGAATCAGATGACAAAATCTCGCCAATTGTTTTTAATCTCTCATCTTCAGTTGATATAATGTCTACTCTGTCAGACAAATTTGAAACATCATCCGGATTCATGAACGCTGGTTCTTTCAACTTGTACTATTAAGATTTCTGATTAAATTTTGATTTAATCAGATCTTATCTTTAAAATTTTATACATCTAATCATGAAAAAATCAAAACAACTAATCATGAAAAAATCAAAACAACTAATCATTACCATGCTAATGGTCTGGCAGTGTCTATTTCCTTTGTAACATTGTATCCTAAGGTTGATCCCCAAGAAGTTACATCAGTTTCATCTGGATCTCAAAGCTGATTTATTAGCGTAGGCAATAGAGAATGTAAAATCAAAGGCTGGCAAAGCAATAACACCACTTGATCATTATATCATAGGAACTAAAAGTGCCTTGCTATCAGAATCTGGAATACCTTATCCACAACCAGTATTCAGGGGCCATTTTGGAGAATCTAAAGTAATATAATCATCAACTTCAGTATTCTCTTCTGAACAACATATCACAACATCATACAAATTTTATTTCTTATCGGAAGCAACCAATTTTTTTACTCATGGAAGTTTTTTTACGTTATTTTTGTACTGGATAAATATTTTCAAAATTTTTTTAATTCTTATTTGTATTGATTTCTAGCTCCAAAACGACAGCTTAATCCACATGGGCACGTTTTAAACTTAAAAATTCTATTTTGATTAAATATTTGATTCTTCAACACCATATCATGTCTGAACAAGTAGTAACTAAAAAATTTCTTATTTTTACTATATTTGTTTTATTTTCACTCATTTTTGTAGGTGGAATTTTTGCTGCAACAAATACAACAGCAGTGAGTGCCGGACAAGAGTTATCATATCCTTCCTGGTTGATAATTTCTTATCTAGCTGGTCTTTCAATGATTATTCTTCCATGTACTTTACCACTTGTATTCATAATAATTCCACTTAGTATGGGAAAGGGAGGAAAAAAGGGACTTTGTATGGCATTACTTTTTGGTGCTGGATTGACAACCACAATTACATTTTACGGATTTGGAATTGGTGCTTTAGGCCAATCAGCAGATTTAGATCAAATCTCTGTTTACATGTTTTTAATTGCAGGTATTGCAGCATTTGTCTTTGGTTTATCACAACTCAAATTATTTGAATTAAAACTTCCATCTTATTCAGGAACTCCAAAATTTATTCAAAATAGAGGTGATTATTCTAAATCCTTTTTCATGGGATTGCTCTTAGGTAACGCTGGAGTTGGATGTCCTAATCCTATGTTTTATTGGCTTTTGATCTATATTGCAGGAAGTGGAAGTGTAGAAATTGGAACAAGCTTGGGTATTGTACATGGAGTTGGTCGCGCAATTCCACTAATCTTGTTATCTATTTTAGCAATTATTGGAGTAAATGCAACAAAAGGAATTACTATTAATCGTCAACGAATTGAAAATATCACTGGTTGGATGTTGATTATAATTGGTGCATTTTTGATAATCAATGGTATTCCTGGTGGACACGAGTGGTATGAAAGTACAATCATTCATCATGGGTGGAACAATCTTGTTTCTACAACTCTCTTGCCTCCAGAATTCCATGTTGGTGAGCACATACATCATCACACCTCAGAAATGCCTGAGGAGTTTGTACCTATTCTATTTTTAGGCTTGATTATATTCCCAATAGTTTGGTATTTTAGCAAGAAAAAGCGAGATACATGTGCATGAAAGATCCTGTATGTGGAATGAAAGTTGAAGAAAAAGGAGAATTATTTATTCATAAAGGAAAAGAATACAGATTTTGTTGTGCAACATGTAGATGGGCATTTGAGAAGAATCCAGAACAATTCACCGAATCATGAAAGTACAAATTTTAACTACTCCTGATTGCTCAAATTGTAACATTTTAGAAAAAATGTTAGATCGACTTGGAGTACAATATGATGTGATTAATGTAACCAAAAACCCTGAGTATTTAGAAAAATATCCTATTTTTACTGCTCCCGGACTAGTAATAAACGAGAAATTGGAATTTATTGGTATTCCAAAAATTGAAGAATTAAAAAGTAAATTTTGTAACTGACAGGCAAGTTTTTTAGACATTGTCTACTTGTATTTTCAAATGACTGATTATTCAATGCATGAAAAAATGATTATTATTCAATATGCAATCAAAAAATATGATAATGAAAATATCGTTATTGAGAAACTAAAATCAGTATTGACTGAAAAAGATATTCAAAGAAATATTGATACTCTAATTGGAACACAAAAGGTTAGAAGAATAGGCCCTGAAATTCTTCAAAATAATGAAAGTCATACTGAATTGCCTGAACTACCTGAAAACCTTAAAGACATGATTGAAAATCTTTAATTTAAAAATTCTTAAATTAACAAATTTGAAAAACATATTGTTTTTTCCATGCTCTTGATCAAACAAATTGTCTTGGATATTTGTTGAAGATAATATCACAAATCATGTTGAAAGATATTACAGTAATAATTCAAATTTTTAGAAACAATGAAGTAGTTCACTTTCCACAGGCAAATACAATGTCTGATAATGATTTTGAATACAAATTCAGAATTTTAAATATTAACAATGGAGTTGCAACCAAAATTTTTGCCAGATCTTATACTGTTAAAATCTGTAAAGTTGCATATCTGAATCAATATGGTGTAATTTAGAATCCACGTAAGCCTTGGGGGCGTATAATCTCTGGATGTTGTTTCATCCACTCTACTTTGTCTACCATATCTTGTTTATCTTGAGGAAAAGTACCTTTGATGGTGTATGCATTTGAACCATGATTTGCTCTAAAAATAATCTCGTCTTTTGAATCTATCTGACTTATCAAATCATGAAGCTCATCTAGTGATTCATCATCATTAATTCTTACAAATTCACCTTCATATTTCTCCAAAAATTCTTGTTTAATACCATTCTCTAGATATAGAGTTAGGGCTCCGACATAATTTGGTGAACACGCGCTGATCACTTCTGCAGTTCCTTTGATGTGTTCTTTGGAATATTTTTTTCCTCCCAACCCTAAAATTACCATACATGACATTACATATCCAGCTTCTTTTGCCTTATTGACTGATCTGATAATTGTTTTTGCAACTGCACCTTTTGTTACTTTTTTTAGAACAATATCCGAACCGCTCTCAATTCCCAAATAGAACATATCCAATCCAGCTTCATTCATTTTCTTTAATTCCTCTGGAGTTTTTTTAAGAATGTTCATTGGCATTGCATAACAGGAAATTCTTTCAATCTTTGCAAATTTTTCTCTAATGTATTTTACAATTTTTACCATATATTCAGAATCAAGATTTAATGCATCACCATCTGCGAGAAAAACTCTTCTGGTATCTGGCAAATAATTTGCCATCATATCAATTTCGGCCTTAACTTGTTCCCATGGTCTTTCAGAGTATTCTTTTGATCTATACATGTCACAAAAAGAACATTCGTTAAATGAGCATCCAAGTGTTACTTGAAAAATTAATGATTTTGCTTCAGAAGGTGGTCGATACAAAGGTGCATCATAATTTAACATCATATTTTGATTCATTCAAATTTCCTGATTATGTTTTTTATACTTTCCACTTGTAATCTAATCCTAAAATACCTTTTAGTAGTAAATACAAAGAAATTTTATAACTTATGGCAAATGATCCTGATGTAAAAAGACTACTTTGGTTTGTATTTGCAGGTTCACGTGGAGGATTAAACAGATTAAAAATTATCTCACAATTAAGGAAAAATCCGTTTAATACTAATCAACTTGCAAATGAATTAGGTCTTGATTACAAGGCCATTCAGCATCACATAAGGGTGCTTGAAAAAAATAATCTAATTACTAGGGTTGGAGAGAAATATGCTGTAACATATTTCATCTCTACTTTTCTTGAAGTAAATATGGAGACATTTGAAAAAATTGAAGGAGAACTGGATAAAAGTAAATAAAAGCTCAAGAGGTGTTTTACACTAAATGGAACCTACATCTCTAATTTTATCTATTGTTTCAATTGTAAATATGGGGATACTTGGAATTTTAATATGCATCTTTGGAAAGATGTATGGCAAAACTAGAGCTCAACTTCCATTAGGTAT of Nitrosopumilus sp. contains these proteins:
- a CDS encoding winged helix-turn-helix domain-containing protein gives rise to the protein MANDPDVKRLLWFVFAGSRGGLNRLKIISQLRKNPFNTNQLANELGLDYKAIQHHIRVLEKNNLITRVGEKYAVTYFISTFLEVNMETFEKIEGELDKSK
- a CDS encoding radical SAM protein, with protein sequence MNQNMMLNYDAPLYRPPSEAKSLIFQVTLGCSFNECSFCDMYRSKEYSERPWEQVKAEIDMMANYLPDTRRVFLADGDALNLDSEYMVKIVKYIREKFAKIERISCYAMPMNILKKTPEELKKMNEAGLDMFYLGIESGSDIVLKKVTKGAVAKTIIRSVNKAKEAGYVMSCMVILGLGGKKYSKEHIKGTAEVISACSPNYVGALTLYLENGIKQEFLEKYEGEFVRINDDESLDELHDLISQIDSKDEIIFRANHGSNAYTIKGTFPQDKQDMVDKVEWMKQHPEIIRPQGLRGF